The following coding sequences are from one Dreissena polymorpha isolate Duluth1 chromosome 8, UMN_Dpol_1.0, whole genome shotgun sequence window:
- the LOC127842930 gene encoding uncharacterized protein LOC127842930, translating into MDGKTSHGPDAVLSMFDWALQNYESDADTCSIHADKCPGQNKNRYVLGYFMWRVMTGQHRLIEYHMQVPGHARCLVDSGFAHIKNTYRNHDCETLAQLTALVDQSSVTNTAVSYPTWTWRHWKPFLELYFKPVTGIMQYQYFRFDQSKPGIVNAKIQHDGEETELQILKNPTCRFQNVERPHPVPSAGLKADRRQYLRRSVSRYVRPASKNYFFGN; encoded by the exons ATGGACGGAAAGACTTCACATGGCCCGGACGCTGTCCTTTCTATGTTTGATTGGGCCCTGCAGAATTACGAGTCTGATGCTGACACTTGTTCCATTCATGCAGACAAGTGCCCCg GGCAGAACAAGAACCGATACGTTCTGGGCTATTTCATGTGGCGAGTGATGACCGGCCAACATCGTTTGATTGAGTATCACATGCAAGTTCCTG GGCATGCAAGGTGTTTGGTGGATTCCGGATTTGCGCACATAAAAAACACATACCGGAACCACGACTGTGAGACTCTCGCACAACTAACTGCGCTTGTTGACCAGTCGTCTGTTACCAACACGGCAGTCTCGTACCCGACCTGGACATGGCGGCACTGGAAGCCTTTCCTGGAATTGTACTTCAAACCTGTTACAGGAATAAT gCAGTACCAGTACTTTAGATTTGACCAAAGTAAGCCGGGTATTGTGAATGCAAAAATCCAACACGACGGAGAAGAGACGGAATTGCAGATCCTGAAAAACCCGACATGTCGGTTCCAGAATGTGGAGCGTCCACATCCAGTTCCCTCTGCTGGATTGAAAGCAGACCGCCGGCAATATTTGCGTCGATCCGTGAGCCGATATGTCCGACCAGCGTCGAAGAATTATTTCTTTGGAAATTGA